GCCCCCCGCAGCACCTCCCCGGGTACGACCGAGGCAGAGGCCCCGGACGCTTCGGTACGCCCCGACCGAGACGTGTCGGTGTGGAGGGACCGGCCCTATCTTCAACTCTGCTTGCTGCAGATCGTGTTCGTCCTTGCGGCATCCGCCTTCGTGGTGATCCTTCCGCTGGTCATCAGCGATGAACTCGACGGACCGACGTGGCTCGCCGGAATCTCCATCGTCGTGGGCAACGTCGTCCTGGCCGCGCTGCAGCACCCGGTACTGGCCTGGACGACGAAACGACCCCGGGCGCGCATGCTCGCGGTCAGCGTCCTCTTCTACGTACCGGCGCTCCTGCTGCTCGCTCCGGGAGATGCCATGGGGCACCGCCTCGTCGTACCGGTGGTCCTCGGTGCCGCGGCTCTTGCCGCCATGGGCGAGCTGATCTCCACACCTCTCATGATCTCCGCGGCGAACGCGAGCGCCCCCGAGGGACACGAGGGGCGGTACAGCGCTGCCTTCCAGACCGGTTGGGGACTGGCCAACGTTCTGGGCCCCCTCGTCTACACGACCCTTCTGGGCGTCGGCAACGAGGTGCTCTGGCTGACGCTCGCCGCCCTGACCCTGGCCACCGCACCGGTGTTGATGCGCCTGCGCAGCCGGCTTCCCGCCGGGGTTCTCTCCGCCGACCCCGTGAAGAGCCACAGCCCGATGCAAGAGCAGGACGCGTAATCCGGAAGGGGCGAGGAACGATGGACCGGTGGCCGCTGAGCCTGACGCAGGAGAGCTACTCCACACGGTTGCGCGGACTCGACGAGCGCCCGGTGAACGTCACCCTCGCTCTCGGCCTGGACGACCCGCCCTCCGAGCTGATCGAGCAACACCTGAGGGCGATCTGTTCGCGCGAGCCGTTGCTGCGCGCGTCCCTGGACCTGGCAGAGCCGGCGACGCTGACGATTCACGATCGTCCGCGCGTACCGCTCTCGGTGACCGACGGCCTGGATCCCGCCGTCGTCGGGGAACAGGTGCAGCACGACACCCAGCACGTCTTCGCGGCGGGCGAACCTTTGTGGAGAGCCCATCTGCTCCGAACGGCCGACCGGACCACCACCCTGTCGCTCAACTTCCACCACCTCGTCTTCGACGGAGTCTCACGCGGGCTCTTCCTCAGATCCCTTGCGTCCGCCGCACATGCGAACTCCGCCAACAGCGCTGCTCCGTACGCCGAGTTCGCGCACTGGCAGCGGGAGCGCTTCACCGCGGACGGCGAGGACATGCGCTTCTGGCGCGACTATCTGAAGGGGTGGGCGCACAACCAGCACGTCCCGCTCGGCTTCGCGAAGAACCTCGACCAGCCGCTGGACAACTCGTGCCGCCACCATGCGGTCCGGCTCGCGGGCGTCGCGACATGGCAGGTCCTGCGATGGGGCCGTCGGCATGGTGTCTCCCTGTTCATGCAGGTTCTCGCCGCGCTCTCGGTGGCACTGGGCGAGGCGACGGAGGCACCGGAGAATCTGGTCCGTGCCACCTTCCACGGACGGCCTTCGGGCTTCGAGAGGACGATCGGCTGCTTCGGTCAGGACGTCACCCTGCGACTTCCCACACACCAGGTGGCTCTGGCCGACGCGCTCGCATCCACGCGGCACGCCTGGGACGAACTCGGTGACCACAAGTTCACTCCCTACCGATGTGTACGGCAGGCCGCCGGCGGATCCGCACTTCCGTTCCGTCCGGTGATCGTCACGTTGAACTCGTTCAGTACGCCCACGGCCGCATCGGCTTTCGGCGAGGAGGCAGCGGTACTCGACGTACCCGAATTCCTCCCCGAGGAGGGTCTGCACCTCCAGCTCAGCCAGACTCCCCAGGCCCTGACGCTCGAGTGCTCCTATCACCCCGTCAGATTCGCAAGCCAGGACATCGAGCAATTCCTGCAGCGCATCATGTCCATTCTCCAAGAACCTCATCGATGAAGGATGCAGAGTGGAAGTCGACAAGCAGCGCACAGTAGTCGCCGACTCCTTTGCCCTTTACCAGATATCCACCGGTCACACCCGCAGGGGCACCGCGATGCGCCGTGCCGCGGTGGAGGGCCGGCTGGAGATTCTCGTCTCAACTCTCGCCTTCACCGTCGCCTGCGCAATGCGCAGCTGCTGGGACGAGGACTGCGACAGAGGCCACCCGGACGTCGCCGGACGGCGCATCCATGAGTTCTACGAACAACACGGATTCGGGGTGATTCAGCCGACGGTGGCAGAGTCGGTTGCCGCAGCCAGGCTCTACAGCGCGCTGACGGACCACCGGGTCGTCGGGCCGGAGGTCCTGGCGGCGTGTTCCGCACGGCTCCTCGCCCGCACCAATGAACTTCCCATG
The sequence above is drawn from the Streptomyces sp. NBC_01465 genome and encodes:
- a CDS encoding condensation domain-containing protein, which codes for MDRWPLSLTQESYSTRLRGLDERPVNVTLALGLDDPPSELIEQHLRAICSREPLLRASLDLAEPATLTIHDRPRVPLSVTDGLDPAVVGEQVQHDTQHVFAAGEPLWRAHLLRTADRTTTLSLNFHHLVFDGVSRGLFLRSLASAAHANSANSAAPYAEFAHWQRERFTADGEDMRFWRDYLKGWAHNQHVPLGFAKNLDQPLDNSCRHHAVRLAGVATWQVLRWGRRHGVSLFMQVLAALSVALGEATEAPENLVRATFHGRPSGFERTIGCFGQDVTLRLPTHQVALADALASTRHAWDELGDHKFTPYRCVRQAAGGSALPFRPVIVTLNSFSTPTAASAFGEEAAVLDVPEFLPEEGLHLQLSQTPQALTLECSYHPVRFASQDIEQFLQRIMSILQEPHR
- a CDS encoding MFS transporter; this encodes MLDDDTSDSAQPGSEGTQDTDDRPGTRQQAKRRVVLGAMLVDSLGSGLWMPFSLLFFVRAQGQSLGTIGMALTVGSLLGLGVGQISGGLVDRYGPGPAVVVSNAGRAVSFALYPFAHSLWAVMLLVGLTSAADRAFWTANAPLIAKVVQAREVDRFLGTTGMARVIGLGIGSAAAGAFGQSTAGLHLVAYCNAITFAAAGALLVTALGPAFFAPRSTSPGTTEAEAPDASVRPDRDVSVWRDRPYLQLCLLQIVFVLAASAFVVILPLVISDELDGPTWLAGISIVVGNVVLAALQHPVLAWTTKRPRARMLAVSVLFYVPALLLLAPGDAMGHRLVVPVVLGAAALAAMGELISTPLMISAANASAPEGHEGRYSAAFQTGWGLANVLGPLVYTTLLGVGNEVLWLTLAALTLATAPVLMRLRSRLPAGVLSADPVKSHSPMQEQDA